A single genomic interval of Alteromonas sp. BL110 harbors:
- a CDS encoding ExeA family protein yields MYLNYFGLNDNPFSIAPNPDYLYMSPRHKEALAHLTFGLRESGGFVMLTGEVGTGKTTVSRKLLQQLPDNTQVAMILNPTLSALELLATVCDELGLPYTPEKASLKYFTDLILSKLAENHKAGVNTVLMVDEAQHLLPEVLEQLRLLTNLETNREKLLKVVLIGQPELQQLLKRNELRQLAQRITARYHLLPLTAPEVSAYIAHRLSVAEGDISIFSKSTLRAVHQITGGIPRVINLLCDRALTLSFTKQHAVVQKPIFLAAAEQILGEDVVSQRVQSQRKWYLASAFVLAIIFGYGLGSLYV; encoded by the coding sequence ATGTATTTGAACTACTTCGGGTTAAATGACAATCCTTTTTCGATTGCGCCTAACCCCGATTATTTGTATATGAGTCCAAGGCATAAAGAGGCATTGGCCCATTTGACCTTTGGCCTTAGGGAAAGCGGTGGTTTTGTAATGCTCACAGGAGAAGTGGGCACAGGGAAAACCACAGTTTCAAGAAAATTGTTGCAGCAGCTACCAGACAATACTCAGGTAGCTATGATCTTAAACCCTACCTTATCTGCCCTTGAGCTATTAGCGACGGTTTGCGATGAGCTAGGCTTACCCTATACACCTGAAAAAGCGAGCCTTAAGTATTTCACCGATTTAATTTTGTCTAAACTAGCAGAGAATCACAAGGCAGGGGTCAACACGGTACTTATGGTAGATGAAGCACAACATCTACTTCCTGAAGTATTAGAACAGCTTCGCTTACTGACTAACCTTGAAACGAACCGTGAAAAGCTGTTGAAGGTCGTATTGATTGGTCAACCTGAATTACAGCAGCTGTTAAAGCGTAACGAGTTGCGTCAGCTGGCCCAACGCATTACAGCTAGGTATCACTTACTGCCTTTAACAGCGCCAGAGGTAAGTGCCTATATTGCCCATCGCTTGAGCGTAGCCGAAGGTGATATCAGTATTTTCAGTAAGTCTACCTTACGCGCGGTGCATCAAATTACTGGTGGAATTCCAAGGGTAATTAACTTGCTGTGCGATAGGGCGTTAACCTTATCTTTTACGAAGCAGCATGCGGTCGTACAAAAGCCTATTTTTTTGGCCGCGGCCGAGCAAATTTTGGGTGAAGATGTCGTCAGCCAGCGCGTGCAAAGCCAGCGTAAATGGTATTTAGCATCGGCATTTGTTTTAGCCATTATTTTTGGTTACGGATTAGGGAGCTTGTATGTCTAA
- the hemW gene encoding radical SAM family heme chaperone HemW: protein MRNPPLSLYIHIPWCVQKCPYCDFNSHGLKSDLPEKEYVAHLLDDLAIDAKRIGDRPIETIFIGGGTPSLFSSEAMADILNGVKQRVNLSDTAEITMEANPGTVEAGKFAGFYQAGINRISVGIQSFQPKHLKVLGRIHNESQAENAVKQAHSAGLPTFNLDLMHGLPEQSVDNAMADLKQGIELEPYHLSWYQLTIEPNTPFYSKPPELPDDDILWEIQEKGHSLLERAGYHQYEISGYAKTGHQCRHNLNYWRFGDYLGIGCGAHGKITDATNGTIHRTVKVKHPRGYMEMSRPYLDTQTQVNADDLPFEFFMNRFRLVEPCPISDFSDFTGIELTDDVKRALSDAHYQGLLSISDSHWQVTSKGRRYLNSLLSCFV from the coding sequence TTGCGTAATCCTCCGCTTAGCCTCTATATCCATATCCCTTGGTGTGTTCAAAAGTGTCCGTACTGCGATTTCAACTCTCACGGGCTTAAATCTGATTTACCCGAGAAAGAATATGTGGCGCACCTGCTGGACGATTTAGCCATTGATGCCAAACGCATTGGCGACCGCCCTATTGAGACAATTTTTATAGGCGGTGGCACGCCCAGTTTGTTTTCAAGCGAGGCCATGGCTGACATCTTAAACGGCGTTAAACAGCGGGTTAATTTAAGCGATACTGCTGAAATCACCATGGAAGCCAACCCAGGTACCGTTGAGGCAGGTAAGTTTGCAGGCTTTTATCAGGCAGGCATAAACCGAATATCGGTGGGCATTCAAAGCTTTCAGCCCAAGCATTTAAAGGTGCTAGGCCGTATTCATAATGAAAGCCAAGCCGAAAACGCAGTGAAACAAGCGCACAGCGCCGGGCTACCCACGTTTAATTTAGATCTTATGCACGGATTGCCGGAACAAAGCGTCGACAATGCCATGGCAGATTTGAAGCAAGGTATTGAGCTCGAACCCTATCACCTGTCGTGGTACCAGCTTACTATCGAGCCAAACACGCCTTTCTATTCAAAGCCACCAGAGCTACCTGACGACGACATTCTGTGGGAAATACAGGAAAAAGGCCACAGCCTTTTAGAGCGTGCAGGCTATCACCAGTACGAGATTTCAGGCTACGCCAAAACAGGGCATCAATGCCGCCATAACCTGAATTACTGGCGCTTTGGCGACTACTTAGGCATTGGCTGTGGTGCCCACGGAAAGATTACCGACGCTACTAATGGCACTATTCATCGTACCGTTAAAGTGAAGCATCCGAGAGGCTACATGGAAATGAGCCGGCCATATCTAGATACACAAACGCAGGTTAACGCAGACGATCTGCCTTTCGAGTTCTTTATGAACAGATTTCGCTTAGTAGAGCCTTGTCCTATCAGTGATTTCAGTGACTTTACAGGCATTGAACTTACTGACGATGTGAAGCGTGCGCTGTCTGATGCTCATTACCAAGGTTTACTTTCTATTTCAGATAGCCATTGGCAGGTAACCTCAAAAGGGCGTAGATATCTCAACTCGCTACTGTCGTGCTTCGTTTAA
- a CDS encoding XTP/dITP diphosphatase, with amino-acid sequence MKFPEKIVLATGNQGKVREFASLFADYGVDVVAQKELGVSDVPETGTTFVENAIIKARHAAQVTGLPAIADDSGLVVDALGGAPGIYSARYAGADATDDTNIDKLLAALDGETQRKAHFFCTLVFMRHAEDPVPLVSQGKWQGEILTARSGNDGFGYDPVFHVPTHGCTAAELEKAEKNRISHRGNALAILLDNMRATFA; translated from the coding sequence ATGAAATTCCCAGAAAAAATTGTTTTAGCCACAGGAAACCAAGGCAAGGTACGTGAGTTTGCATCCTTGTTTGCAGATTACGGTGTAGACGTTGTGGCGCAAAAAGAATTAGGTGTATCTGATGTGCCTGAAACCGGTACAACATTCGTTGAAAATGCCATTATTAAAGCGCGTCATGCGGCGCAAGTAACAGGCCTTCCCGCTATTGCCGACGACTCAGGTTTAGTGGTTGATGCTCTTGGCGGCGCACCCGGTATTTATTCAGCCCGCTATGCTGGCGCTGATGCAACTGATGACACCAATATCGACAAGCTGTTAGCTGCCCTAGATGGCGAGACCCAGCGTAAAGCGCACTTCTTTTGTACCTTGGTGTTTATGCGCCATGCTGAAGACCCAGTACCATTAGTTAGCCAAGGTAAATGGCAAGGGGAAATCCTAACCGCTCGCTCTGGTAACGACGGTTTTGGTTACGACCCAGTTTTTCACGTGCCAACTCACGGCTGTACTGCGGCAGAATTGGAAAAAGCTGAAAAGAACCGTATTAGCCATCGCGGCAACGCCCTAGCGATTTTGCTTGATAATATGAGAGCGACTTTTGCGTAA
- a CDS encoding CCA tRNA nucleotidyltransferase, with protein sequence MLVYLVGGAVRDALLNRKVVERDYVVVGATPQEMLSQGYTQVGKDFPVFLHPKTLEEYALARTERKSGKGYTGFVCDASSTVTLEEDLLRRDLTVNAIAQDNLGNLIDPYGGKKDLENRLLRHVSEAFSEDPLRVFRVARFATRYAYLGFSIANETMALMQSMAQSGELSTLSAERVWQETKRSLLEKTPHVFFTVLHQAHGLNDWFAELEKNLDTALATLKTAVALEKAENESLAKSTDSETARLILRFTALLTHLNEEEAKQLCSRLKVQNQVSEIVSLACKFKGFLLNTQNSPADLLALFNGCDAWRREERFTLLLSAFAPYAHNKGINWQHQKKRIEQALAAAKQVNVQDIIATGVKGPEIKDALDQAKLSAIATVNT encoded by the coding sequence ATGCTAGTATATCTCGTTGGTGGCGCAGTACGTGACGCACTGTTGAACAGAAAAGTTGTAGAACGCGACTATGTAGTGGTGGGCGCCACACCGCAAGAAATGCTTAGCCAGGGTTATACCCAAGTAGGCAAAGATTTCCCTGTTTTTTTACACCCAAAAACACTGGAAGAATATGCGCTAGCTCGCACTGAACGTAAATCAGGAAAAGGCTATACTGGCTTTGTGTGCGATGCATCAAGCACGGTAACTCTGGAAGAAGACTTACTGCGCCGAGATCTTACCGTTAATGCAATAGCACAAGACAACCTTGGAAACCTTATCGACCCCTATGGGGGTAAAAAAGATTTAGAAAACCGCCTACTTCGCCACGTATCAGAAGCCTTTAGTGAAGACCCACTGCGGGTATTTCGCGTGGCACGCTTTGCCACTCGCTATGCTTATTTAGGTTTTTCTATCGCCAATGAAACCATGGCTCTTATGCAGTCTATGGCGCAAAGTGGCGAGTTAAGCACGCTAAGTGCTGAGCGGGTATGGCAAGAAACAAAGCGCAGTCTTTTAGAAAAAACACCCCATGTTTTTTTCACTGTATTACACCAAGCCCATGGACTCAATGACTGGTTTGCTGAGCTTGAAAAGAACTTAGATACTGCTTTGGCAACATTAAAAACGGCGGTAGCGCTAGAAAAGGCTGAAAACGAAAGCCTCGCCAAAAGCACTGATTCAGAAACCGCTAGGCTGATACTAAGGTTTACAGCGCTGCTTACTCACCTTAATGAGGAAGAAGCGAAACAGTTATGCAGTCGCCTCAAAGTGCAAAACCAAGTTAGTGAAATCGTCAGCCTTGCCTGCAAATTCAAAGGCTTTCTTTTGAACACGCAAAACTCGCCCGCCGATTTACTTGCCTTATTCAATGGCTGTGATGCATGGCGAAGAGAGGAACGCTTTACATTATTGCTTAGCGCTTTTGCGCCTTATGCTCATAACAAGGGTATAAATTGGCAACACCAAAAGAAACGCATCGAACAAGCATTAGCAGCCGCCAAACAAGTGAATGTACAAGACATCATTGCCACGGGCGTTAAAGGCCCCGAAATAAAAGACGCACTTGACCAAGCAAAGCTATCCGCTATTGCCACTGTTAATACATAA
- the srmB gene encoding ATP-dependent RNA helicase SrmB encodes MTFEELELDEALCHAAADMGFETPTSIQELVIPHALDGRDILASAPTGTGKTAAFLLPACQFLLDYPRRQPGATRILILTPTRELALQVYEQALAITKHTQIVCGVITGGINYGTDKETLSKNLDILVATPGRLLEHIEKEAADCRDIECLILDEADRMLDMGFSTVVNQIAAEARWRKQNLLFSATLEGKGVKTFAHDILNNPEVVEANPSRKEKNKIHQWYHLADDMNHKQALLVNILKQETTTSAVVFVKTRDRLQMLKDFLASKEISVCWLQGEMPQDKRNAAMARFKSGEVPILLATDVAARGIDVPNVSHVINFDMPRKADVYVHRIGRTGRAGAKGTAISLVEAHDFDMVAKTARYMGEPLKARVIDELRPKNKTPKIGPKKKKVKAKDKTKAKAKPKKKK; translated from the coding sequence ATGACTTTCGAAGAACTCGAATTAGACGAAGCACTGTGTCACGCAGCTGCCGATATGGGGTTTGAAACTCCAACAAGCATTCAAGAACTCGTGATCCCGCATGCGTTGGATGGGCGAGACATCTTGGCCTCTGCCCCTACAGGTACAGGTAAAACAGCCGCATTCTTATTACCTGCGTGCCAGTTTTTACTTGATTACCCACGCAGACAGCCTGGTGCGACACGTATTTTGATTTTAACGCCAACCCGCGAGTTGGCATTACAGGTTTACGAACAAGCACTAGCAATAACAAAGCACACGCAAATTGTGTGCGGCGTGATAACCGGTGGTATTAACTACGGTACCGACAAAGAAACCTTAAGCAAGAATCTCGATATTCTTGTGGCTACACCTGGTCGCTTGCTTGAGCATATCGAAAAAGAAGCCGCAGATTGTCGCGATATCGAGTGTTTAATTCTTGATGAAGCTGATCGCATGTTAGACATGGGTTTCTCAACAGTAGTGAACCAGATTGCGGCCGAAGCACGATGGCGCAAGCAAAACCTATTGTTCTCTGCCACGCTTGAAGGCAAAGGCGTTAAAACCTTCGCCCACGACATTCTTAACAACCCTGAAGTGGTTGAAGCGAACCCATCGCGCAAAGAAAAGAACAAAATTCACCAGTGGTATCACCTTGCTGATGACATGAACCACAAGCAAGCTTTGCTAGTTAACATTTTAAAGCAAGAAACGACGACGTCTGCTGTTGTTTTTGTAAAAACTCGTGACCGCTTACAAATGCTAAAAGACTTCTTAGCGTCTAAAGAGATTTCGGTGTGTTGGCTACAGGGCGAAATGCCACAAGACAAACGCAACGCAGCCATGGCCCGCTTTAAAAGTGGTGAGGTACCAATCTTATTGGCAACTGACGTTGCAGCTCGTGGTATCGATGTGCCTAACGTAAGCCATGTTATTAACTTCGACATGCCGCGCAAAGCCGACGTTTACGTACACCGTATTGGCAGAACCGGTCGTGCTGGTGCCAAAGGTACTGCAATATCGTTGGTAGAAGCCCACGATTTTGACATGGTAGCCAAAACCGCACGTTACATGGGCGAACCGCTTAAAGCTCGCGTCATTGACGAGCTTCGCCCTAAAAACAAAACACCTAAAATTGGCCCGAAAAAGAAAAAAGTAAAGGCCAAAGACAAAACCAAGGCAAAAGCTAAGCCTAAGAAGAAAAAGTAA
- a CDS encoding general secretion pathway protein GspB, with product MSNIVAIENLTPGMVIVQITKQNGPVKIRKSGLVTSDAMVQGLSEMGVQEVEIDPEQTVEIAPATTHHRTQTQALLRGDHDTSATFDKSLNEQFNRSLFLPTVEGLPSAWKLYTKQVALFAVVILGGLCIGFSAATAKRWWPMLTAPAAAPTEASAAAAPKEDKSEGASELVATQKGSEIPAISENQSEQTQPTVQTGTQSGSSNVPKDEAREIIANTPSSSEVDIEPDTEVDAPGNNQIDDKLVATQNDNSRKTLSSQDYEGKVLNESEAQSDVSVSPELMARFNAAVAALDSKAQDNKPAEEETIVTVKDDLPRVDQLPVRLLTRLPTMNFSAHMYASRPADRWVRVNGRQIGEGDWIADRVQIVNIEAQRVVLSFEDEIFTMAALTDW from the coding sequence ATGTCTAATATCGTTGCCATTGAAAACCTAACGCCCGGCATGGTGATTGTTCAAATTACCAAGCAAAATGGGCCGGTTAAAATTAGAAAGTCGGGTTTAGTGACAAGCGATGCTATGGTGCAGGGCTTGTCTGAAATGGGTGTGCAAGAGGTCGAAATAGACCCTGAGCAAACGGTGGAAATAGCGCCTGCGACAACGCATCACAGAACGCAAACCCAAGCTTTGCTTCGCGGAGATCACGATACAAGCGCCACATTTGATAAATCCCTTAATGAGCAGTTTAATCGCAGTTTGTTTTTGCCAACGGTAGAAGGATTACCGTCGGCGTGGAAGCTGTACACTAAGCAAGTTGCGCTTTTTGCGGTAGTTATACTTGGCGGCTTATGCATTGGCTTTTCCGCAGCCACAGCCAAGCGCTGGTGGCCTATGTTAACGGCGCCCGCAGCGGCACCTACGGAAGCATCCGCAGCTGCCGCTCCAAAGGAAGACAAAAGCGAAGGCGCTTCGGAGCTAGTCGCTACACAAAAGGGTAGCGAAATACCCGCTATTTCGGAAAATCAAAGTGAACAAACACAACCTACAGTCCAGACAGGCACACAAAGTGGCAGTTCGAATGTTCCCAAAGACGAAGCTAGAGAAATAATAGCTAATACGCCCTCTTCTAGCGAAGTAGACATTGAACCAGATACCGAAGTTGACGCACCTGGAAACAACCAAATCGATGACAAATTAGTGGCTACACAGAATGATAATTCAAGGAAAACTCTGTCTTCGCAAGATTACGAAGGCAAAGTGTTAAACGAATCCGAAGCTCAATCTGACGTATCGGTGTCGCCAGAGCTTATGGCGCGCTTTAACGCTGCTGTTGCAGCACTAGACTCAAAGGCGCAAGATAATAAACCCGCCGAAGAGGAGACCATAGTCACGGTTAAAGACGACCTCCCTCGTGTCGATCAGTTGCCCGTTCGCTTGTTAACGCGCCTTCCTACGATGAATTTTAGTGCACACATGTATGCTTCTCGACCAGCCGATAGGTGGGTCAGAGTAAATGGGCGTCAGATAGGCGAGGGCGACTGGATTGCCGATAGAGTGCAAATTGTGAATATTGAAGCGCAGCGCGTGGTACTTTCCTTTGAAGATGAAATTTTTACCATGGCGGCATTGACTGACTGGTAG
- a CDS encoding PAS domain-containing protein translates to MSQHLDELQEFHWMMDMLQTVDVGIVVLDRNFTVQVWNGFMESHSGLLPSEVRDKTLFSLFPSIKQDWFMKKAKPVFDLKTRAFMTWEQRPYLFKFPNYRPITGSESFMYQNITLSPLTSTTGKVDFISMMIYDMTDVAVGKKQLEALQVTMSEEQEARLVASKLKHTLS, encoded by the coding sequence ATGAGCCAGCATTTAGATGAGTTACAAGAATTCCATTGGATGATGGACATGCTGCAAACGGTAGATGTGGGTATCGTTGTACTTGACCGTAATTTCACCGTACAGGTATGGAATGGCTTTATGGAAAGTCATAGTGGACTTTTGCCGAGCGAGGTAAGAGATAAAACGTTATTTTCACTTTTCCCGTCGATTAAACAAGACTGGTTTATGAAAAAAGCTAAGCCCGTCTTCGACTTGAAAACTCGCGCCTTCATGACCTGGGAGCAGCGCCCGTATTTGTTCAAGTTTCCTAACTACCGGCCGATTACAGGTAGTGAGTCATTTATGTATCAAAACATCACGCTATCTCCACTTACCTCCACAACAGGAAAGGTGGATTTTATAAGCATGATGATTTACGACATGACTGATGTGGCGGTAGGTAAAAAGCAGCTCGAGGCTCTACAAGTTACGATGTCCGAAGAGCAAGAAGCGAGATTAGTCGCGAGTAAATTGAAACACACCTTATCTTAA
- a CDS encoding Lcl C-terminal domain-containing protein, whose protein sequence is MSKPVNTIAKKVMKKTMLTSFNLFAASALLMSASASVHAQECLSDGLETTPDDNFEAVTTSTLLDTTTDLVWMRCSEGQTWDGSTCSGEAVKYTWQQALQLAQEASNDDLLGWRLPNVKELATLTERDCVRPAINSSLFPATPPDDFWTSTPSADDPDRAWVVAFFNASHSIKEKDRFIYVRLVRTYTDE, encoded by the coding sequence ATGAGTAAACCAGTTAATACGATCGCTAAAAAAGTGATGAAAAAAACAATGTTGACTTCATTCAACCTGTTCGCTGCATCTGCATTGCTTATGAGTGCATCAGCTTCAGTTCATGCCCAAGAGTGCTTATCAGATGGGTTAGAAACTACACCAGATGATAATTTTGAAGCGGTTACTACTAGCACCTTGCTAGATACCACCACAGATTTAGTGTGGATGCGTTGTTCGGAAGGGCAAACGTGGGATGGCTCTACGTGCAGCGGTGAAGCGGTGAAATACACATGGCAGCAGGCGTTACAATTAGCACAGGAAGCAAGTAACGATGATCTTCTTGGGTGGCGCTTGCCTAACGTTAAAGAGTTGGCAACATTAACTGAGCGCGACTGTGTACGACCCGCCATTAACAGCTCGCTTTTTCCAGCAACACCGCCAGATGACTTTTGGACTTCTACCCCTTCAGCGGACGATCCGGACAGAGCATGGGTTGTTGCGTTCTTTAACGCTAGCCATTCAATCAAAGAAAAAGACAGATTTATATATGTACGTTTGGTGCGCACTTATACCGACGAATAG
- a CDS encoding YggN family protein: MISRLKAFLFTICLFAGLSLPAQAEYTCNIDFAYGIAVNNEQLRVMDKTRTVVQINDQNQLFIGGRWQTLSEQEKQWLNEYSSGLHYVVPKMIILATEGVDLAIDTIEHVYLGLVGSDHDSYERLNAAMKRVQNRVKDKFRHASNHYFIGPGSLESVDEFVDSEIEAQLEEAISTSVGGILSAISGINTGSGEVNQEKVAEITRQLNNVGEHLDVGDKATTLRKKAEWFCEKLKRLDVAEENLRASVPAFKPYNIITRHDENEN; this comes from the coding sequence ATGATATCGCGCCTTAAGGCTTTTCTCTTCACAATTTGTTTATTCGCCGGACTAAGCTTACCAGCGCAAGCCGAATATACATGCAATATCGATTTCGCTTATGGTATTGCGGTTAATAACGAGCAGCTGCGCGTTATGGATAAAACTCGCACCGTGGTTCAAATTAACGACCAAAACCAGCTTTTCATAGGTGGGCGTTGGCAAACACTAAGTGAACAGGAAAAGCAGTGGCTTAACGAGTATTCTTCAGGTTTACACTATGTTGTCCCTAAAATGATTATTCTGGCTACTGAAGGTGTGGACTTGGCTATTGATACCATTGAGCACGTGTACTTAGGTTTAGTTGGCAGCGACCACGATAGTTATGAACGTTTAAACGCTGCAATGAAGCGAGTTCAAAACCGCGTGAAAGATAAATTCAGGCATGCCAGTAATCACTATTTTATCGGCCCTGGGTCACTGGAAAGCGTTGATGAATTCGTGGATAGTGAAATTGAAGCGCAGCTTGAGGAAGCTATTTCGACCTCTGTAGGCGGAATATTATCTGCAATTAGCGGCATTAATACCGGAAGTGGTGAGGTAAACCAAGAAAAGGTAGCGGAAATTACTCGTCAGTTAAACAATGTAGGTGAGCACCTTGATGTAGGTGACAAAGCCACTACTTTGCGTAAAAAAGCAGAGTGGTTTTGTGAAAAGCTTAAGCGTTTAGACGTTGCAGAAGAAAACCTTCGAGCCAGCGTACCTGCCTTTAAACCTTACAATATTATTACGCGCCACGATGAAAATGAAAACTAG
- a CDS encoding Lcl C-terminal domain-containing protein, producing the protein MQLIKSSFSGYLPRNVARGLAILGGAFILAACGGGGGGDGDSSDGGAGNGNLVINAGPDATVTEGVTYSLSAEVSGGDGTYTYNWSASPSLTIAHEDTSSSSASFEAPLVDSATEYTLTVSVNDQSGNTASDFTVITVAPVNIAPEASIDVPEWDDLPANTFPGGVEIVFDGTGSSDDDSTSSDGEIADYSWTQTSGTNVITGVETNLSTLTIVTPIANDAQQLTFQLEVTDSEGATDTDTVTISVQSETETLPVVDAGFSQGVFSGEVVILDGEASTSIPSALPLTYSWERSNNVSSSSISAIGSSSTATASSAVDDSDALSTFAIAPSVSSSTVVAFTLTVTDANGNSVEDTINVNIRPMPTPLLNDTGFLQQATNNALTEAQQNDFPGQDGQRGADIIEQNGLIEKAGRGKAGFDFTRLNANGDEQDATADTWSCVRDNVTGLVWEVKTDDGAFQDKNYTYSWYSDEVNGGFEGDETGANATCLLTNCNTSAYVEAVNEQGLCGFYDWRLPTHHELFSLMHLGIADDVAIDEDYFPNTGAVSTEPLWYWTSVPSADGVNSDDAQNAWALDFDSGVDNFLNKSSAARVRLVRAGR; encoded by the coding sequence ATGCAATTAATTAAGTCTTCATTTTCAGGCTATTTACCACGTAATGTAGCGCGTGGGCTAGCCATTCTTGGCGGCGCATTTATTTTAGCTGCCTGCGGTGGTGGCGGAGGCGGCGATGGTGACTCAAGCGATGGGGGAGCGGGCAATGGTAATTTAGTTATAAATGCTGGCCCTGATGCCACAGTAACAGAGGGTGTAACCTACTCACTAAGCGCAGAGGTAAGCGGAGGCGATGGAACTTACACTTATAACTGGAGCGCGTCACCGTCGTTAACCATCGCTCATGAAGACACAAGTTCTTCTTCCGCTAGCTTTGAAGCGCCGCTGGTGGATAGTGCTACTGAATATACATTGACCGTATCGGTTAATGATCAGAGCGGTAATACGGCCAGTGATTTTACCGTTATCACGGTTGCGCCTGTGAACATTGCACCTGAAGCCAGTATAGATGTACCTGAGTGGGATGACTTACCGGCGAACACATTCCCAGGTGGTGTTGAAATTGTTTTTGATGGAACTGGAAGCAGTGACGATGATTCGACGTCGTCGGATGGTGAAATAGCTGACTACTCGTGGACCCAAACCAGCGGGACCAATGTTATTACAGGTGTAGAAACCAACCTTTCTACTTTGACTATCGTAACACCCATTGCCAATGATGCGCAGCAGCTTACTTTTCAGTTAGAAGTGACTGACAGCGAAGGCGCAACTGATACTGATACAGTCACTATATCCGTTCAATCAGAAACCGAAACTTTACCGGTTGTCGATGCAGGGTTTTCCCAAGGCGTATTTAGTGGAGAAGTAGTTATTCTAGATGGCGAGGCCAGCACCAGTATTCCCAGTGCCTTACCGCTTACTTATTCTTGGGAGCGTAGCAATAATGTTTCCTCAAGCAGTATCTCTGCAATTGGCTCATCTTCTACAGCCACGGCGAGTAGCGCGGTAGACGATAGCGACGCCCTATCTACATTTGCTATAGCACCTTCGGTATCGTCCTCTACTGTTGTGGCCTTTACCCTTACCGTCACCGATGCCAATGGCAATAGTGTTGAAGACACGATTAACGTAAATATACGTCCGATGCCAACGCCGCTTTTAAACGACACAGGCTTTTTACAGCAAGCTACCAATAACGCATTAACCGAGGCACAGCAAAACGACTTTCCTGGGCAGGACGGGCAGCGAGGCGCTGATATTATTGAGCAAAACGGCTTAATAGAAAAAGCCGGACGTGGTAAAGCTGGCTTTGACTTCACGCGCTTAAATGCTAACGGTGATGAGCAGGATGCTACTGCTGATACATGGTCGTGCGTTCGAGATAATGTAACCGGGCTAGTATGGGAAGTGAAAACCGACGACGGTGCATTTCAAGATAAAAATTATACTTACTCTTGGTATAGCGACGAGGTCAACGGTGGCTTCGAAGGTGATGAGACAGGGGCAAACGCAACTTGTCTGTTAACTAACTGCAATACGTCTGCATATGTTGAAGCGGTAAACGAACAAGGCTTATGTGGTTTTTATGACTGGCGGTTACCCACTCATCATGAACTGTTCTCTTTGATGCACTTGGGCATTGCCGATGATGTTGCCATTGATGAAGATTATTTCCCTAATACAGGTGCAGTCTCAACTGAACCCCTTTGGTATTGGACGTCTGTGCCCAGCGCTGACGGGGTAAATAGCGATGACGCGCAAAATGCATGGGCATTGGATTTTGACTCGGGCGTAGATAACTTTCTTAATAAGTCGTCAGCCGCACGTGTTCGTTTAGTAAGAGCAGGGAGATAG
- a CDS encoding HD-GYP domain-containing protein, whose amino-acid sequence MIKDTDQYLLEHSINCGVLSGIFCEFLGYDRDTTEQVSLGALLMDIGMSSLPDEIRNNTGEFSSNDWEVMKTHVEIGAELVEQCGDISDLSLRIIVQHHERVDGSGYPKGLVGDEISEFARIAAIVDAYDAMTSNRIHQNSITPTQALKRLTATENLDQELVKQFIQCIGVHPVGSLVRLKSGKLGIVSKINPKNPVSPHVMTFYSVTSQHFNEVKRIDLSQYDDEIISGVRPEEFSLNLPKFFKDVFVNQMPL is encoded by the coding sequence ATGATCAAAGATACAGACCAATACCTTTTAGAACACAGCATCAACTGCGGTGTACTAAGCGGTATTTTCTGTGAATTTCTAGGCTATGACAGAGACACAACTGAGCAAGTGAGTTTGGGCGCTCTTTTAATGGACATCGGCATGTCTTCGCTACCAGATGAAATTCGCAACAACACAGGTGAATTTTCTAGCAACGATTGGGAAGTAATGAAAACCCATGTAGAGATTGGTGCAGAGCTAGTCGAACAATGCGGTGATATTTCTGACCTGTCACTACGCATCATTGTACAGCATCACGAACGCGTTGATGGTAGTGGGTATCCTAAAGGGCTGGTAGGTGACGAGATTTCAGAGTTCGCCCGTATTGCCGCTATCGTGGATGCTTACGATGCCATGACATCTAACCGCATTCATCAAAACAGCATTACTCCTACACAAGCACTTAAACGCCTTACGGCGACAGAGAACTTAGATCAGGAGTTGGTGAAGCAGTTTATACAATGTATTGGTGTGCACCCTGTAGGTTCATTGGTTCGCCTTAAAAGCGGCAAGTTAGGGATCGTAAGTAAAATTAATCCGAAAAATCCAGTAAGCCCTCACGTTATGACTTTCTACAGCGTTACCTCGCAACACTTTAACGAAGTGAAACGGATTGATTTGAGCCAATATGATGATGAAATTATATCGGGGGTTCGCCCAGAAGAGTTCAGCTTAAACCTGCCAAAATTCTTCAAAGACGTATTTGTGAATCAAATGCCTTTATAG